The following are from one region of the Bacteroidota bacterium genome:
- the mreC gene encoding rod shape-determining protein MreC, producing the protein MRNLFQLLWKNNFLILFLLLEIFCLYVIVQNQFYQRAVVVNSSNSVVAKGLGYVSNVQQYLYLKKNNDLLLSELEIYRNADMRSFYDVRFIKSEANDTMYKRQYTYTSARVINNSVNKVANYITLDKGSMHGIKRDMGVIGAAGVVGVVKEVSKNYATAISLLHKDSKINGKLKRTGEFGPVLWDGQPAYAYLREIPTSARFNKGDTVITTSFSSIFPEGIMIGTIESAEIPSGEESYSIKIKLATNFHSVSHVLVIDNKFKEEQKSLEFKTDSVNNND; encoded by the coding sequence ATGCGCAATCTCTTCCAGTTACTCTGGAAAAATAATTTCCTGATACTTTTTCTTTTATTAGAAATTTTTTGCCTGTATGTAATAGTTCAAAACCAATTTTACCAGCGTGCAGTGGTAGTCAATTCTTCTAATAGTGTTGTGGCTAAAGGATTAGGTTACGTTAGTAACGTGCAGCAATATTTATACTTGAAAAAAAATAATGACTTGCTTCTTTCGGAACTCGAAATTTATCGCAATGCAGATATGCGCTCTTTTTACGATGTACGTTTTATTAAAAGCGAAGCAAACGATACCATGTATAAAAGGCAATACACCTATACCAGCGCCAGGGTAATAAATAATAGTGTAAACAAAGTTGCCAATTACATAACGCTCGACAAAGGCTCCATGCATGGTATAAAGCGCGATATGGGAGTAATTGGCGCAGCTGGCGTAGTAGGTGTGGTTAAGGAAGTTTCAAAAAATTATGCTACCGCAATTTCTTTATTGCACAAAGACTCTAAAATTAATGGGAAACTAAAACGCACGGGAGAGTTCGGACCTGTTCTGTGGGATGGTCAACCAGCCTATGCTTACCTGCGCGAAATTCCTACAAGTGCACGATTCAATAAAGGGGATACGGTGATTACAACTTCCTTCTCCTCCATTTTTCCAGAGGGCATAATGATTGGAACCATTGAAAGTGCCGAAATCCCTTCGGGAGAAGAAAGCTATAGTATCAAGATTAAATTGGCCACCAACTTTCATTCGGTATCGCATGTTTTAGTAATTGATAATAAATTCAAAGAAGAGCAAAAGTCGCTTGAATTTAAAACAGATTCGGTAAACAACAATGATTGA
- a CDS encoding rod shape-determining protein, translating to MGLFDLLTQEIAIDLGTANTLIIHNDKVVVDEPSIVAMDRTTGKVLAVGKQAMMMHGKTHENIKTVRPLKDGVIADFDAAEHMIRGMIKMINPGKRLFQPSLRMVICIPSGITEVEKRAVRDSAEHAGAKEVYLIHEPMAAAIGIGIDVEEPMGNMIIDIGGGTSEIAVIALGGIVCDQSIRVAGDGFTSDIWDYMRRQHNILIGERSAERIKIEVGSALPELDNPPPDYAVHGRDLMNGIPKEITVSYSEVAHALDKSISKIEEAILKALEMTPPELSADIYRTGIYLTGGGALLRGLDKRISMKTKLPVHVADDPLRAVVRGTGIALKNIGRYKFLIP from the coding sequence ATGGGTTTATTCGACCTACTCACGCAGGAAATTGCCATAGACCTTGGCACAGCAAACACGTTAATTATTCACAACGATAAAGTAGTAGTAGACGAACCATCGATAGTAGCCATGGACCGCACCACCGGTAAAGTGCTTGCAGTAGGCAAACAAGCCATGATGATGCATGGCAAAACGCATGAAAATATAAAAACCGTACGTCCGTTAAAAGATGGCGTAATTGCAGACTTTGATGCAGCCGAGCACATGATTCGCGGGATGATAAAAATGATAAACCCCGGCAAACGATTATTTCAGCCTTCGCTGCGCATGGTAATTTGTATTCCTTCGGGAATTACCGAAGTTGAAAAACGTGCGGTGCGCGATAGTGCCGAACATGCTGGAGCCAAAGAGGTTTATCTGATTCACGAACCAATGGCGGCAGCTATTGGAATTGGCATTGATGTGGAAGAGCCTATGGGCAATATGATTATTGACATAGGTGGTGGTACCAGCGAGATTGCTGTAATTGCCCTGGGAGGAATTGTTTGCGATCAGTCGATACGTGTAGCTGGTGATGGCTTTACATCTGATATTTGGGATTATATGCGCAGGCAACATAATATATTGATTGGTGAACGTAGTGCCGAAAGAATTAAAATAGAAGTTGGTAGTGCATTGCCTGAATTAGACAATCCTCCCCCAGATTATGCCGTGCATGGTCGCGATCTTATGAATGGTATTCCTAAAGAAATTACGGTCTCTTACTCAGAGGTAGCGCATGCCCTCGATAAGTCAATCAGTAAAATAGAAGAGGCCATTTTGAAAGCTCTTGAAATGACACCTCCTGAACTGAGCGCTGATATATATCGTACAGGAATTTATCTTACCGGAGGCGGTGCATTGCTTCGCGGCTTGGATAAACGTATTAGTATGAAAACAAAATTGCCAGTACATGTGGCCGATGATCCGCTTCGCGCAGTAGTGCGTGGAACTGGCATAGCCTTAAAAAATATTGGCCGATATAAATTCCTAATCCCATAA